The Methyloceanibacter sp. wino2 nucleotide sequence GCGCGGAACAGCTTGCCGGCGAGCTCTCGGGCGGCTGGAAGCAGCGCCTCGCGCTCGGCGCCTGCATTCTTCCCAACCCGCAGCTTCTGCTGCTGGACGAGCCGACGGCCGGCGTCGACCCGAAGGCGCGGCGCGAGTTCTGGGACGAGATCCACGCCCTGGCAGCGGAAGGCATCACGGTGCTGGTCTCGACCCATTACATGGACGAAGCGGAGCGCTGTCACGAGCTTGCCTATATTGCGTTTGGAGACCTGCTGGCGCGCGGGACCGCGCACGATCTCATCACGCAATCGGGCCTCAGCACCTGGATCGTGACTGGGCCCGGCTTGCACGACCTCGCTGTGCGACTCGAGCATCGTGACGGGATCGACATGGTCGCGCCTTTCGGAAACGAGCTGCACGTCTCGGGCCGCGACCCCAAGAAACTCGATGCCGCCATCGCGGAGGCCAAGAAAGAAGATGGCGCGTATCGCTGGCGGCAGGGCGAGCCGAGCCTCGAGGATGTGTTCATCCTGCTGATGGACCAGTCGCAGGACAATTTCGAATGAGCGCGGAAGCACAGAATTCAGCGCGCCCGGCGAGCCGGGATCCCGGCTTTCTCAAGCGGGTCTGGGCCATGGTGGTGAAGGAATTCGTCCAAATGCGCCGGGACCGCATGACGTTCGCCACCATGCTGTTCATCCCGATCCTGCAGCTGACGCTGTTCGGCTATGCCATTAACACCGATCCCAAGCACTTGCCGACGGCGGTGCTGACGCGCGACGATGGTCCGCTAACCCGCGCCGTGCTCGCGGCCATGAAGAACAGCGACTATTTCGAATTCAAACGGCAGGTGCGGGATTCGGCCGAGCTCGATGCGTTGCTACGCTCGGGTACGGTCCAGTTTGCGGTGGAGATTCCAGCAAGCTTCGAACGCGACGTGCGGCGCGGCGATCATCCGTCGCTGCTGGTCATCGCCGACGCCACCGATCCCGTCGCGACCGGCACGGCCATCGCCGCCGTGCAGGGCCTTATCGACACGGCGCTCCGGCGCGAACTGCGCGGACCCGACGAGGCGGTTGAAGCACGGGCCCCGCCTTTCACGCTGACGCTGCAGCGCCGCTACAACCCGGAAGGCCTGACGCAATACAACATCGTACCGGGCCTGCTCGGGGTCGTGCTGACCATGACCATGATGATGTTCACGGCGCTTGCGGTGACGCGCGAGATCGAGCGCGGCACGATGGAGAGTCTGCTGGCGATGCCGATCCGGCCGGTCGAGATCATGATCGGAAAGATCGCGCCCTTCGTTCTCGTCGGCTTCGTGCAGATGACGATCATCATCGGCGCGGCGTCGTTCCTGTTCGACGTGCCGATCCGGGGCAGTATCGGTCTGCTGGTTTTGCTCAGCACGTTGTTCGCCGCCGCCAATCTCGCCGTGGGCTACACGTTCTCGACCATCGCGCAAAACCAGCTTCAGGCGGTGCAGATGACGTTCTTCTTCTTTCTGCCGAACATCCTGCTGTCCGGCTTCATGTTTCCGTTTCGCGGCATGCCGCAATGGGCGCAAGTGATCGGGGAGATCCTGCCGCTGACGCACTTCATGCGCATCGCTCGCGGCATCATGCTGAAGGGAAACGGCCTCGCCGATATGAAGCTCGACGTGCTGGCGCTGGTGATCTTCCTCGTTGCGGCAATGGGGATCGCGCTGATGCGCTTCCGCCGCACGCTGGATTAGGCCCGCATTCGCAGCGCAGGCCGCTACATGTGAATGGGGCGCTTGTCGACGGCGAGCGCCGCTTCCTTCACTGCTTCATTGAGCGTGGGATGCGCATGGCAGGTGCGCGCCAAGTCTTCCGCAGACCCGCCGAACTCCATCAGCACGGCGGCTTCGGCGATCATCGTGCCGGCGTCTGGGCCGATGATATGCACGCCGAGCACGCGGTCGGTGACGGCATCGGCAAGGACTTTGACGAAGCCTTCTGTGGTGCGGTTCACCTTGGCGCGGCCATTGGCGGTGAAGGGGAACTTGCCGGCCTTGTAGGCGATGCCGTCCTCCTTGAGCTGTTCCTCGGTCTTGCCGACGGACGCCACTTCCGGCGCGGTGTACACCACGGACGGAATCACGTCGTAGTTCACATGCCCGGCCTGGCCGGCCAGGATCTCGGCGACGGCCACGCCTTCTTCCTCGGCCTTGTGGGCTAACATTGGCCCGGCAATGACATCGCCGATAGCGTAGATGCCCGGCACATTGGTCTGGAAATGGTGGTCGACGACGATGCGCCCGCGCGCATGAGTTTCGACGCCGACATTGGCGAGGCCTAAGCCTTCCGTGTTCGGCACGCGCCCGATCGAGACCAGCACCACGTCGCATTCCAGCGTCTCGGCCTTGCCGCCCTCCGCCGGCTCGATGGTGAGTTTCACTGACTTGCCCGAGGTGTCGACCCCGGTCACCTTGGCGCCGAGTTTGAAGGTGAGACCCTGCTTCTTGAGAATCTTCTGCAGCTGTTTGGCGACCTCGCCGTCGAGGCCGGGCGTGATGGTGTGCAGCATCTCGACCACGGTCACTTCCGACCCGAGGCGCGACCAGACCGAGCCAAGCTCAAGCCCGATATAGCCGCCGCCGATGACGATCAGGCGCTTCGGCACTTTCGGCAGCGACAGCGCGCCGGTCGACGACACGATGCGTTTCTCGTCGACGTCGATGCCCGGCACGTGCGCGACCTCCGAGCCCGTGGCGATGACGATGGCCTTGGTTTCGAGCGTCTGCTTGTCGCCCTTGTCCGGCGTCACCTCGACCTGGTGCGGGGCGAGGATCGTTCCGAGCCCGACATAGGCGTCGATCTTGTTCTTCTTCAGGAGATACTCGATGCCGTCCACGTTGCCCTTCACGCCTTCGTCCTTGAAGGCGAGCATGGCGGCAAGGTCCAGCTCCGGCTTCACTTTGATACCCATCTCGGCGAAATGCCCGGTCGCCTCCGCATAGGCCTCGGAAGCATGCAGCAGCGCCTTGGACGGGATGCAGCCGACGTTGAGGCAGGTGCCGCCATGGGTGGCGCGCTTCTCGACGACAGCCACTTTCATGCCGAGCTGTGCGGCGCGGATGGCGCACACATAGCCGCCAGGGCCGGTGCCGATGACGATCAGGTCGTAAGAGGAACTCATAGGACAGTCTCTGAAGTCGGAGGCTACAGATCGAGGATCAGGCGGGCGGGGTTCTCGAGAGAATCCTTCACGTTCACTAGGAACGTCACGGCTTCCTTGCCGTCAACAATGCGATGGTCGTAGGACAGCGCCAGATACATCATCGGCCGCGCCACGATCTGCCCGTCGCGTACCACGGGGCGTTCCTCAATGCGGTGCATGCCGAGAATGCCGGATTGCGGTGCATTGAGGATCGGCGTCGAGAGCATCGACCCGTAAATGCCGCCGTTGGAGATGGTGAAGGTGCCGCCCTGCATCTCGGCAAGGCCGAGCTTGCCTTCGCGGGCGCGCACGCCGAAATCGGCGATGGTGCTCTCGATCTCCGCAAGGCTCATGCGGTCCGCGTCGCGGATCACCGGAACCACCAAGCCGCGTTCCGTGCCGACCGCGACACCGACATGGTAGTAGTTCTTGTAGACGAGGTCGTCCCCGTCGATCTCCGCATTCACCGCGGGGATGTCTTTCAGCGCTTGCACGCAAGCCTTCACGAAGAAGCCCATGAAGCCGAGCTTCACGCCGTGACGCTTCTGGAAGTCGTCCTTGTACTCTTTGCGCAGCTCCATGATCTGGCTCATGTCCACGTCGTTGAACGTGGTGAGCATCGCGGCGGTGTCCTGGGCGTCCTTCAGGCGCTTGGCGATGGTCTGACGCAGGCGTGTCATGCGAACGCGTTCCTCGCGCGCGGCATCGTCCTGGGTCACGGGCGCGCGCGGCGGTGCCGGCGGCTTGGGTGCGCGCGGTGTGTCGCGCAAGGTCTCCGCCGCGGCCGTGGCGGCGATGACGTCGCCTTTGAGGATCTGACCCCGGCGGCCGGTCCCTGTCACTTGGTCGGCAGCAAGTCCCTTTTCGTCGAGAAGTTTCTGGGCTGCCGGCGAAGGCGGCATGGAGGTCGGGGCGATCTCCGTGCGGGTATACGGCTCACGCTTGAGCGCAACAGGCTCGGCGGCCGGTGACGGCTGCGGCGCGGGGGCCGGTTCCGCCGGCTTGGGCAAAGACTCTTTCGATTTGGTCTCGGCTTTTGGGGCGGGCGTCACGGTGGCACCGTCTCCGGCGGCGATCGACCCGAGCAGCGCGCCCACTTCGACCGTATCGCCTTCCTTGACGACGATTTCGGAGAGAACGCCGCCCGCAGGGGCCGGCACCTCGACCGTCACCTTGTCGGTTTCGAGCTCGACCAGCGGCTCGTCAGCGGCGACAGCTTCGCCCGCTTGCT carries:
- a CDS encoding ABC transporter ATP-binding protein; its protein translation is MTKEIAIDVHGLTKKFGDRTVVHDLSLQVPKGEIYGFLGPNGSGKTTTLRLLCGLLTPDAGEGTCLGYDILTQQDEIRRHVGYMTQRFSLYADLSIRENLEFVARVYGVPHPRQAAKEAIARLGLTGRAEQLAGELSGGWKQRLALGACILPNPQLLLLDEPTAGVDPKARREFWDEIHALAAEGITVLVSTHYMDEAERCHELAYIAFGDLLARGTAHDLITQSGLSTWIVTGPGLHDLAVRLEHRDGIDMVAPFGNELHVSGRDPKKLDAAIAEAKKEDGAYRWRQGEPSLEDVFILLMDQSQDNFE
- a CDS encoding ABC transporter permease — encoded protein: MSAEAQNSARPASRDPGFLKRVWAMVVKEFVQMRRDRMTFATMLFIPILQLTLFGYAINTDPKHLPTAVLTRDDGPLTRAVLAAMKNSDYFEFKRQVRDSAELDALLRSGTVQFAVEIPASFERDVRRGDHPSLLVIADATDPVATGTAIAAVQGLIDTALRRELRGPDEAVEARAPPFTLTLQRRYNPEGLTQYNIVPGLLGVVLTMTMMMFTALAVTREIERGTMESLLAMPIRPVEIMIGKIAPFVLVGFVQMTIIIGAASFLFDVPIRGSIGLLVLLSTLFAAANLAVGYTFSTIAQNQLQAVQMTFFFFLPNILLSGFMFPFRGMPQWAQVIGEILPLTHFMRIARGIMLKGNGLADMKLDVLALVIFLVAAMGIALMRFRRTLD
- the lpdA gene encoding dihydrolipoyl dehydrogenase, translating into MSSSYDLIVIGTGPGGYVCAIRAAQLGMKVAVVEKRATHGGTCLNVGCIPSKALLHASEAYAEATGHFAEMGIKVKPELDLAAMLAFKDEGVKGNVDGIEYLLKKNKIDAYVGLGTILAPHQVEVTPDKGDKQTLETKAIVIATGSEVAHVPGIDVDEKRIVSSTGALSLPKVPKRLIVIGGGYIGLELGSVWSRLGSEVTVVEMLHTITPGLDGEVAKQLQKILKKQGLTFKLGAKVTGVDTSGKSVKLTIEPAEGGKAETLECDVVLVSIGRVPNTEGLGLANVGVETHARGRIVVDHHFQTNVPGIYAIGDVIAGPMLAHKAEEEGVAVAEILAGQAGHVNYDVIPSVVYTAPEVASVGKTEEQLKEDGIAYKAGKFPFTANGRAKVNRTTEGFVKVLADAVTDRVLGVHIIGPDAGTMIAEAAVLMEFGGSAEDLARTCHAHPTLNEAVKEAALAVDKRPIHM
- the odhB gene encoding 2-oxoglutarate dehydrogenase complex dihydrolipoyllysine-residue succinyltransferase, whose translation is MTTEIRVPTLGESVVEATVGQWFKQAGEAVAADEPLVELETDKVTVEVPAPAGGVLSEIVVKEGDTVEVGALLGSIAAGDGATVTPAPKAETKSKESLPKPAEPAPAPQPSPAAEPVALKREPYTRTEIAPTSMPPSPAAQKLLDEKGLAADQVTGTGRRGQILKGDVIAATAAAETLRDTPRAPKPPAPPRAPVTQDDAAREERVRMTRLRQTIAKRLKDAQDTAAMLTTFNDVDMSQIMELRKEYKDDFQKRHGVKLGFMGFFVKACVQALKDIPAVNAEIDGDDLVYKNYYHVGVAVGTERGLVVPVIRDADRMSLAEIESTIADFGVRAREGKLGLAEMQGGTFTISNGGIYGSMLSTPILNAPQSGILGMHRIEERPVVRDGQIVARPMMYLALSYDHRIVDGKEAVTFLVNVKDSLENPARLILDL